A stretch of Prinia subflava isolate CZ2003 ecotype Zambia chromosome 14, Cam_Psub_1.2, whole genome shotgun sequence DNA encodes these proteins:
- the LOC134558261 gene encoding uncharacterized protein LOC134558261 translates to MVPDTRKAASPPSLRPSLPASAAGGAGGGGGGGAGSGPPRRARTDSRRSGHTSRGARRGGTGRGGSGPAAQARSGRGSGRGAAAARARARGGARGGRASPRGAAGPGRERGAGTGDRGSESGDWGSGTGDWGPGTGDWRLGTGDWGSGAGNRDWGSGNGERGTATGIEERGLGNGELGTGEPENGDREAGTGERERGPEIGERGLRNGER, encoded by the coding sequence ATGGTGCCGGACACCCGGAAGGCCGCCTCGCCTCCCTCCCTCCGTCCGTCCCTCCCCGCGTCCGCGGCCGGCGGTGCCGGTGGCGGTGGCGGTGGCGGTGCGGGCTCAGGGCCTCCCCGACGGGCGCGGACCGACTCCCGCCGCTCCGGTCACACGAGCCGCGGGGCGCGGAGGGGAGGGACGGGacggggcgggagcggccccgcggCGCAGGCGCGGAGCGGGCGCGGGAGCGGgcgcggggctgcggccgcGCGTGCGCGGGCCCgggggggggcgcgggggggtCGTGCGTCAccgcggggcgcggcggggccggggcgggagcggggagcggggaCCGGGGATCGGGGATCGGAGAGCGGGGATTGGGGATCGGGGACTGGGGACTGGGGACCGGGGACCGGGGACTGGAGACTGGGGACCGGGGACTGGGGATCGGGAGCGGGGAACAGGGATTGGGGATCGGGGAACGGCGAGCGGGGAACGGCTACGGGGATTGAGGAACGGGGATTGGGGAACGGGGAGCTGGGAACCGGGGAACCGGAGAACGGGGATAGGGAAGCGGGGACCGGGGAACGGGAACGAGGACCGGAGATTGGGGAACGGGGATTGAGGAACGGGGAGCGGTGA